A genomic stretch from Xylanivirga thermophila includes:
- a CDS encoding Ger(x)C family spore germination protein yields the protein MLIFFICIFVTTGCWDNIEIEKNAFILGIALDADPKNADNIVVTYQIALPDAMQGGSEGGGGANGEESTINLSINAKNLKDAEQRLISYIDRRPNYEHMQIVILGEELSRAGIANHIDFFFRNPQSRRLTQLLVSKGAAKKIMEFKPKTTKSTSQYLASIVKYGSKNSINITSFLNMALLEENILRTSDFAMAMVANTNGKLSVEGAGIFKKGNLIGWLEPRDIIAIKMLRNEKVSGNLNLPMFNKNAGQVSVQIMSSKTKTIPAIKDDKIYFDITIDIEEDIAAIEGVHFSSFDQKFMHEVERQTEKEVKNICMRVFNNIHDKYQADIFELDHKVANYYPEAWDQIKPRWDEIYRNSIELNIKVHAKVRRIGLIK from the coding sequence ATGCTTATTTTTTTTATATGTATTTTTGTAACAACAGGATGCTGGGATAATATAGAGATAGAAAAGAATGCATTTATATTGGGTATTGCATTGGATGCAGATCCAAAGAATGCTGATAATATAGTAGTAACCTATCAGATAGCATTACCTGATGCTATGCAGGGAGGAAGTGAGGGTGGCGGTGGTGCTAATGGAGAAGAATCAACAATAAATCTTAGTATAAACGCCAAAAATCTAAAAGATGCAGAACAAAGGCTGATATCCTATATAGATAGGCGGCCAAACTACGAACATATGCAAATAGTAATACTAGGGGAAGAATTATCTAGAGCAGGTATAGCAAATCATATTGATTTTTTCTTTAGAAATCCCCAGTCCCGTAGGTTAACTCAACTATTAGTAAGTAAAGGTGCTGCCAAAAAAATAATGGAATTTAAGCCTAAGACTACAAAAAGTACATCCCAATATTTAGCGAGTATCGTCAAATATGGTAGTAAAAACAGCATAAACATAACTTCATTTTTGAATATGGCTTTATTAGAAGAGAATATACTACGTACATCTGATTTTGCCATGGCAATGGTAGCAAATACAAATGGAAAATTATCTGTAGAAGGTGCAGGAATATTTAAAAAGGGAAATTTGATAGGCTGGTTGGAACCACGGGATATTATAGCTATAAAAATGCTAAGAAATGAAAAAGTCTCAGGCAATCTAAATTTACCTATGTTTAATAAAAATGCAGGCCAGGTATCTGTTCAAATAATGTCCAGTAAAACTAAAACAATACCTGCTATAAAAGATGATAAAATATATTTTGATATAACGATAGACATAGAAGAGGATATAGCTGCCATTGAAGGAGTGCATTTTTCATCATTTGATCAAAAATTTATGCATGAAGTAGAAAGGCAGACCGAAAAGGAGGTCAAAAACATATGTATGAGGGTATTTAATAATATTCATGATAAATACCAAGCTGATATATTTGAGCTGGATCATAAAGTAGCAAATTACTATCCGGAAGCATGGGATCAAATAAAACCACGCTGGGATGAAATATATCGTAATTCTATAGAATTGAATATAAAAGTACATGCAAAAGTGAGAAGAATTGGTCTTATAAAATGA
- a CDS encoding GerAB/ArcD/ProY family transporter: MQQRPDRLSNIEITFLISSAILGVTGLHLPRLASQIAPQNPILATITTGILACVFLIVMVALGKRFPNDTIIEYGSKIAGNFLGRILGLVFIFYFLFTSGTILRSFASAVKGILLKDTPLEFIMITMLLTSMYLVLNGISSLAKVCESFSPLVVLVLSLVILLSIKNFAPERVHSIINNDIISIVQSIPHIAPAFLGYEIILFIYPFMFDQEKVLKYSLYGITIPIILFSALVIVSVGVFGIDSNALSMYPTLEMTKYIEFPGAFAERFDIFFMVFWIIGSFITLSCFYYMATLSITRWLGLINYKPFVIVLFPIIIFIGLLPQNAYQIGQFLKYVGFIGIAINITIVLLLLISILTHKKER, from the coding sequence TTGCAACAGAGGCCTGACAGATTGTCCAATATAGAAATAACGTTTTTAATATCATCTGCCATATTGGGAGTTACAGGTTTGCATCTACCACGATTAGCGTCACAAATTGCCCCTCAAAATCCTATACTGGCAACAATAACAACAGGGATACTTGCTTGTGTTTTTCTTATAGTAATGGTTGCTTTAGGTAAAAGGTTCCCAAATGATACCATAATAGAGTATGGGTCTAAAATAGCAGGAAATTTTTTAGGTAGGATATTAGGTTTAGTTTTCATATTTTATTTTTTATTTACAAGTGGTACCATACTACGTAGCTTTGCAAGTGCAGTGAAAGGGATATTATTAAAGGATACCCCCTTAGAGTTTATAATGATCACTATGTTGCTTACAAGTATGTATTTAGTGTTAAATGGTATAAGTTCACTAGCAAAGGTATGTGAATCATTTTCACCGTTGGTAGTATTGGTATTAAGCCTAGTTATTCTTTTGTCAATAAAAAATTTTGCACCAGAGAGGGTTCATAGTATTATAAATAATGATATTATATCCATAGTCCAGTCAATTCCACATATAGCTCCCGCCTTCTTAGGATATGAAATCATCCTATTTATATATCCATTTATGTTTGATCAAGAAAAAGTATTGAAGTATAGTCTGTATGGCATAACTATTCCCATAATATTATTTAGTGCATTGGTAATAGTCTCAGTAGGTGTATTTGGGATAGATTCCAATGCACTATCTATGTATCCAACACTTGAAATGACCAAATACATAGAATTTCCTGGGGCATTTGCTGAAAGGTTTGATATATTTTTCATGGTGTTTTGGATAATAGGTTCTTTTATTACCCTGTCTTGTTTTTATTATATGGCCACATTATCAATTACGCGATGGTTGGGTCTTATAAACTACAAGCCATTTGTCATAGTCTTATTCCCTATTATCATATTTATAGGACTTTTACCCCAGAATGCATACCAAATAGGGCAATTTTTAAAATATGTAGGTTTTATCGGTATAGCTATTAATATAACGATAGTATTATTACTTTTAATATCCATATTAACACATAAAAAGGAAAGATAA
- a CDS encoding spore germination protein has product MKNPKNAEAIDKNNLKSQLKAEEKVDIILSSNMQENLEKFKAFLEDSTDAVFREFYIGINRIPCAIVYIDGLIDKTTVSNQILKSLTYQISILETNTQRTIDIKNAFDEIKAYAVTIGDIKEADSLDEGVLGVLSGDVAVIIDGSSKLLIVSARGWPTRGISEPQAETVIRGSHEGFSETLRFNTALLRRRCKDPNFTIKTIQLGRRSKTDVAYAYIKGIVNPGLVEEVERRLNSIDIDAILDAGQVEQLIQDSYITPFPQVQVTERPDKTIANIVEGRIAILVDNSPYALIVPVSFYQFLQSPDDYFEKWMFSSIMRVMRWVAYFLTIFTPSIYIAVTSFHPGFIPTSLAISIAATRATVPFPVFIEATLMEITFELLREAGARLPKPIGSTIGIVGGIIIGDASVRAGITSPIMVIVVAITAIASFAIPTYSVSITLRLLRFPVMVAAAISGIYGVILSFLTINIHMVTLKSFGMDYMTPRAPIRYEDMKDFLIRPPIQTEKRRPISLLPVDMDRQDQ; this is encoded by the coding sequence ATGAAAAATCCCAAGAATGCTGAAGCTATAGATAAGAATAATTTAAAAAGTCAGCTTAAAGCAGAAGAAAAGGTCGATATAATATTATCATCAAATATGCAAGAAAATCTTGAGAAGTTTAAGGCGTTTTTGGAAGATAGTACTGATGCAGTATTTAGAGAATTTTATATAGGGATAAATCGGATTCCATGTGCTATTGTATATATTGATGGTCTTATAGATAAAACAACTGTTAGCAATCAGATATTAAAATCCCTTACTTATCAAATATCTATATTGGAGACCAATACTCAGAGGACTATAGATATAAAAAATGCATTTGATGAAATAAAGGCATATGCAGTTACTATTGGTGATATAAAGGAGGCAGATAGCTTAGATGAAGGCGTACTGGGAGTTTTATCAGGTGATGTGGCAGTAATAATAGATGGATCATCTAAATTACTCATAGTAAGCGCTAGGGGTTGGCCTACTCGCGGGATAAGCGAGCCCCAGGCAGAAACTGTTATAAGGGGTTCACATGAAGGTTTTTCTGAGACTTTAAGATTTAATACTGCATTGCTTAGAAGACGATGTAAAGATCCCAATTTTACTATAAAAACTATACAGTTGGGACGCAGAAGTAAAACAGATGTAGCATATGCATATATAAAAGGCATCGTTAATCCAGGACTTGTTGAGGAAGTAGAGAGACGATTAAATTCCATAGATATAGATGCTATTTTAGATGCAGGTCAAGTAGAACAACTTATACAGGATAGTTATATAACACCTTTTCCTCAGGTACAGGTCACCGAAAGACCTGACAAAACAATTGCAAATATAGTTGAGGGTCGAATAGCCATATTAGTTGATAATAGTCCATATGCACTTATAGTACCGGTAAGTTTTTATCAATTTCTCCAAAGTCCCGATGATTATTTTGAAAAATGGATGTTTTCATCCATTATGCGAGTAATGCGTTGGGTGGCATACTTCTTAACTATATTTACTCCTAGTATATATATAGCTGTTACCTCGTTTCATCCAGGTTTTATTCCTACTAGTCTGGCAATATCTATAGCAGCGACAAGAGCCACAGTACCTTTTCCGGTGTTTATAGAGGCAACACTTATGGAGATTACATTTGAGCTTTTGAGGGAGGCGGGAGCACGTCTCCCCAAACCAATTGGTTCCACTATAGGCATTGTAGGGGGTATTATTATAGGAGATGCTTCTGTTAGGGCAGGCATAACAAGTCCTATAATGGTAATAGTAGTAGCAATAACAGCAATAGCATCATTTGCTATTCCTACCTATAGCGTATCCATAACTCTTAGGCTATTGAGATTTCCTGTTATGGTCGCTGCAGCTATATCGGGAATATACGGTGTTATACTGTCTTTTTTAACAATAAATATTCACATGGTCACTTTAAAGAGTTTTGGTATGGATTATATGACTCCCCGCGCACCGATACGATACGAAGATATGAAGGACTTTTTAATAAGACCACCTATACAAACTGAAAAGAGGCGTCCCATATCTCTACTTCCTGTAGACATGGATAGACAAGATCAATGA
- a CDS encoding pyridoxal phosphate-dependent aminotransferase, which produces MELSRNAMKITASATLEIDSKAKKMKADGIDVVGFGAGEPDFDTPSFIIDAAKKALDEGKTRYTPASGVLELKEAICNKFKKDNSLDYNSKQIIVCNGAKHALYNIFQAILNPGDEVIIPSPYWLSYPEMVKMAGGIPVFVETKKEDQFKVNYDDLTSVITSHTKAMILNSPNNPTGSVYKIDELKMIADLAVKNKFFVVSDEIYEEILYDGTKHISIASLNSQIKDQTLVVNGLSKSFAMTGWRIGYVAGREDIISVMSNIQSHSTSNPNSIAQYASITALKGPKESVKKAVSEFDKRRKYIYNRINSIVGLSTVMPKGAFYIMLDVSQLIGKNYKGKTITGSTSFSNLLLDAQNVAVVPGIAFGIDSAVRLSYATSMDNIIKGMDRIEAFVKELD; this is translated from the coding sequence GATGGGATAGATGTTGTAGGATTTGGTGCAGGGGAACCTGACTTTGACACCCCCTCTTTCATTATAGATGCGGCAAAAAAAGCTTTGGATGAGGGTAAAACTAGATATACTCCTGCATCAGGAGTACTAGAACTTAAGGAAGCAATATGCAATAAATTCAAAAAAGATAATAGTCTAGATTATAATTCAAAACAAATAATAGTATGCAATGGGGCGAAACATGCCTTATATAATATATTTCAAGCTATTTTAAATCCAGGAGATGAGGTGATTATTCCTTCTCCATATTGGCTTAGCTATCCCGAAATGGTAAAGATGGCTGGAGGAATACCAGTATTTGTAGAGACTAAAAAAGAAGATCAGTTTAAAGTAAATTATGATGATTTAACATCTGTAATTACATCCCATACAAAGGCTATGATACTAAATAGCCCTAATAATCCCACGGGATCGGTGTATAAAATTGATGAATTAAAGATGATTGCTGATTTGGCAGTTAAAAATAAATTTTTTGTAGTATCTGATGAGATATACGAAGAGATTTTATATGATGGAACAAAGCATATTAGTATTGCATCATTGAATTCACAAATTAAAGATCAAACATTGGTGGTCAATGGGCTTTCAAAATCTTTTGCGATGACAGGGTGGCGTATTGGTTATGTAGCAGGAAGGGAAGATATAATATCTGTAATGTCAAATATACAAAGTCATTCTACATCGAATCCAAACTCTATTGCTCAGTATGCAAGTATCACTGCATTGAAAGGGCCAAAGGAATCGGTAAAAAAAGCTGTTTCGGAGTTTGATAAAAGGCGGAAATATATATATAACAGAATTAATAGTATAGTTGGGCTTTCTACCGTTATGCCAAAGGGTGCTTTTTATATAATGCTTGATGTTAGTCAGTTGATAGGCAAAAACTATAAAGGTAAAACAATAACAGGCTCAACTTCATTTAGCAATCTATTGTTGGATGCCCAAAATGTTGCAGTAGTGCCCGGTATAGCATTTGGTATAGATAGTGCGGTAAGATTGTCATATGCAACATCGATGGATAACATTATAAAAGGAATGGATAGAATAGAGGCTTTTGTCAAAGAACTAGACTAG